Proteins encoded by one window of Glycine soja cultivar W05 chromosome 15, ASM419377v2, whole genome shotgun sequence:
- the LOC114388566 gene encoding protein ROOT HAIR DEFECTIVE 3 homolog 2-like: MANDDCCATQLIDGDGEFNVAGLDNFIRTVNLASCGLSYAVVAIMGPQSSGKSTLMNHLFHTSFREMDAFRGRSQTTKGIWIAKCVGIEPSTIAMDLEGTDGRERGEDDTAFEKQSALFALAISDIVLINMWCHDIGREQAANKPLLKTVFQVMMRLFSPRKTTLLFVIRDKTKTPLENLEPILREDIQKIWDGVRKPQAHLHTPLSEFFNVEVTALSSYEDKEDKFKEEVAQLRQRFFHSIAPGGLAGDRRGVVPASAFSISAQQIWKVIRENKDLDLPAHKVMVATVRCEEIANEKLNRLRSDKGWLELEEAIELGPVRGFGEKLSSIIDACLSQYDEEAIFFDEAVRNAKRKQLESKALDLVYPAYTTLLGHIRSKALDDFKTKLEQSLNNGEGFASSVRTWTQSTMLQFDKASADAAVRQANWGASKVRDKLHRDIDSHTSSMRSTKLSEITANFEKKLAKALTEPVESLFEAGGKDTWLSIRELLKRETEIAVSEFSASVAGFELDEETVERMQQSLRDYARKVVENKARDEAGKILIRMKDRFSTVFNHDNDSLPRVWTGKEDVRAITRDARSASLKLLSDMAAIRLDEKPDRIESALHSSLIDKTSAATSSQYLTREASVDPLASSTWEEVSPEDVLITPVQCKALWRQFQGETEYTVTQAISAQEAYKRSNNWLPPPWAIMAMVILGFNEFMLLLKNPLYLMFIFVAYLLGKAIWVQMDIAGEFRHGTLPGLLSISSKFLPTFMNLIKRLAEEAQGNQTPQESQGSASQTQIFRNQVHKPDSVSTSISNVSSVGLSVDDNEYSTTNLSQRRRTNAPEAEFS, encoded by the exons ATGGCCAACGACGATTGCTGCGCCACGCAACTCATCGACGGCGACGGCGAGTTCAACGTCGCCGGCCTCGACAACTTTATCAGAACCGTCAATCTCGCCTCCTGCGGCCTCTCCTATGCCGTCGTCGCAATCATGGGACCTCAGAGTAGCG GGAAGAGCACGTTAATGAATCATCTTTTCCACACAAGTTTCAGGGAGATGGATGCTTTCAGGGGAAG ATCGCAAACGACCAAGGGCATTTGGATAGCCAAGTGTGTTGGGATTGAGCCAAGCACAATTGCTATGGATTTAGAGGGTACTGATGGAAGAGAGAGAGGCGAG GATGACACTGCTTTCGAGAAACAGAGTGCTCTTTTTGCTTTGGCAATATCAGATATTGTTCTGATAAACAT GTGGTGTCATGATATTGGTCGAGAACAAGCAGCAAATAAACCTCTTTTAAAAACAGTTTTTCAG GTCATGATGCGTCTATTCAGTCCCCGGAAAACAACATTGCTTTTTGTTATACGTGATAAAACAAAG ACCCCACTTGAAAATTTGGAGCCTATTCTAAGAGAAGATATTCAGAAG ATTTGGGATGGCGTTCGAAAACCCCAAGCCCATCTACATACTCCTcttagtgaattttttaat GTGGAGGTTACTGCTTTGTCAAGCTATGAGGACAAGGAGGACAAGTTCAAAGAGGAG GTTGCTCAATTACGGCAGCGTTTCTTCCATTCTATAGCGCCTGGAGGTCTGGCTGGTGATCGGCGTGGTGTTGTGCCTGCTTCTGCCTTTTCTATTAGTGCACAACAAATATGGAAAGTCATTCGGGAAAACAAGGATCTCGATCTTCCAGCTCATAAG GTAATGGTTGCAACAGTGCGTTGTGAAGAGATTGCTAATGAAAAACTTAACCGACTACGCTCTGACAAG GGTTGGTTGGAATTGGAGGAAGCTATTGAATTGGGTCCTGTACGAGGTTTTGGGGAAAAGCTGAGCTCCATTATTGATGCCTGCCTTTCACA ATATGATGAGGAGGCAATCTTCTTTGATGAAGCTGTGAGAAATGCAAAACGAAAGCAATTGGAATCAAAGGCTTTGGAT CTTGTGTACCCTGCTTATACAACATTGTTAGGGCATATACGCTCTAAAGCTCTAGATGATTTTAAGACTAAGCTGGAACAATCACTAAACAATGGAGAAGGGTTTGCTTCATCTGTTCGCACTTGGACTCAGTCTACTATGCTTCAGTTTGACAAAGCATCTGCTG ATGCTGCTGTAAGACAAGCTAATTGGGGTGCTTCAAAAGTGCGAGACAAACTTCACCGTGATATTGATTCACATACTTCATCCATGCGCAGTACAAAACTGTCGGAGATAACAGCTAATTTTGAG AAAAAATTGGCCAAGGCGTTGACAGAGCCTGTGGAGTCTCTCTTTGAAGCAGGTGGAAAGGACACCTGGCTTTCAATAAGAGAGCTACTTAAACGTGAGACTGAAATTGCTGTATCAGAATTTTCTGCTTCTGTTGCTGGTTTTGAGCTGGATGAAGAAACAGTTGAAAGAATGCAACAAAGCTTAAGGGACTATGCAAGAAAAGTGGTGGAAAATAAAGCAAGAGATGAAGCTGGAAAGATTCTGATACGCATGAAAGATAG GTTCTCTACTGTTTTCAATCATGATAATGATTCACTACCTAGAGTTTGGACTGGGAAGGAAGATGTCAGAGCTATTACAAGGGATGCTCGCTCTGCG TCGCTGAAGCTTCTATCAGATATGGCTGCTATACGCTTGGATGAGAAGCCAGATCGCATTGAAAGTGCACTTCATTCATCTCTCATAGATAAAACTAGTGCTGCAACATCTTCTCAATATCTAACTAGGGAAGCTTCTGTAGATCCATTGGCTTCAAGCACATGGGAGGAG GTTTCCCCAGAAGATGTGCTTATCACTCCAGTGCAGTGCAAAGCTTTGTGGAGACAATTTCAGGGAGAAACTGAGTATACAGTTACTCAAGCTATTTCAGCTCAg GAGGCCTACAAGCGGAGTAACAATTGGTTACCTCCTCCATGGGCAATAATGGCAATGGTCATACTtggttttaatgaatttatgttgCTACTAAA AAATCCTCTCTACCTGATGTTTATATTTGTTGCCTATCTACTCGGAAAGGCCATCTGGGTACAAATGGACATAGCTGGAGAGTTTCGACATGGCACT CTGCCTGGACTACTATCCATTTCATCAAAGTTTCTTCCCACATTTATGAACCTTATTAAACGTCTTGCTGAAGAAGCTCAGGGGAATCAAACCCCTCAAGAATCACAAGGGTCAGCTTCTCAGACACAGATCTTCAGAAATCAAGTGCACAAACCAGATTCAGTATCAACCTCAATTTCCAATGTATCGAGTGTTGGCTTGTCTGTTGATGATAACGAATACTCAACCACAAACTTGTCTCAGAGGCGAAGAACAAACGCTCCCGAAGCTGAATTTTCATGA
- the LOC114388568 gene encoding CBBY-like protein isoform X2, with product MATLTQRTVASSIFHSHTLPRKPCFFLRFRFPSTFCNFTFSLSNFAVKSSSRLAVISASSSSEYHHNSSSSPDIAVLLEVDGVLMDSHRVGNRLAFNKAFEKLGLDCANWTEPVYSDLSKRSAGDEEKMVFLYFNRIGWPSSLPTNEQGLFAKRVLQQKEKALEEFVMSKSLPLRPGLEQFIDDAYNEGVPVVILTAYGKSGDNITGSIMEKLGDDRSIKVIIVGNKEVEQSLYGQLVLGKVIASGLDEELANEAKRAVSAEKQRLAKEVASMLKLSVEIDTSSSESLAKIVAALRAGAEYAGIPVCNCVLVAGSQSGVAGGTQVGMPCVVLRSR from the exons ATGGCAACACTCACACAGCGAACAGTGGCATCTTCCATTTTCCATTCCCACACACTCCCACGGAAACCATGCTTCTTCCTCCGCTTTCGCTTTCCCTCCACTTTCTGCAACTTCACATTTTCCCTTTCCAATTTCGCCGTGAAATCTTCTTCGCGCCTCGCCGTTATCTCCGCTTCATCCTCCTCCGAGTACCACCACAACTCCTCCTCATCTCCAGACATCGCCGTCCTTCTCGAAGTCGACGG gGTTCTTATGGACTCGCACCGCGTCGGAAATCGCCTCGCCTTCAATAAAG CGTTCGAGAAGCTTGGGCTCGATTGCGCGAACTGGACTGAACCTGTCTATTCGGATCTTTCaaa GAGAAGTGCTGGAGATGAGGAAAAAATGGTATTTCTGTATTTTAATCGC ATTGGGTGGCCTTCTTCGTTACCCACAAATGAGCAGGGACTTTTTGCGAAAAGAGTTTTACAGCAAAAG GAAAAGGCGTTAGAAGAGTTTGTGATGTCAAAAAGTCTACCTTTGCGGCCTGGTCTTGAACA GtttattgatgatgcatatAATGAAGGAGTTCCAGTGGTAATATTAACGGCCTACGGTAAAAGTGGTGATAATATTACCGG GTCCATAATGGAAAAGCTTGGTGATGATCGAAGCATAAAGGTCATTATTGTAGGGAATAAGGAGGTTGAACAAAGTTTATATGGACAACTAGTCTTGGGAAAGGTAATTGCTTCTGGTTTGGATGAAGAGCTTGCCAATGAAGCCAAAAGAGCTG TTTCTGCTGAAAAACAAAGGTTAGCAAAGGAGGTAGCATCCATGCTAAAATTGAGTGTTGAGATTGATACCAGCTCATCTGAAAG TCTAGCTAAGATTGTGGCTGCACTACGTGCGGGAGCTGAATATGCAGGGATACCCGTCTGCAACTGTGTCCTTGTTGCAGGAAGCCAATCTGGCGTAGCTGGAGGTACACAGGTGGGCATGCCATGTGTTGTTTTACGAAGCAGGTGA
- the LOC114388568 gene encoding uncharacterized protein LOC114388568 isoform X1, with product MATLTQRTVASSIFHSHTLPRKPCFFLRFRFPSTFCNFTFSLSNFAVKSSSRLAVISASSSSEYHHNSSSSPDIAVLLEVDGVLMDSHRVGNRLAFNKAFEKLGLDCANWTEPVYSDLSKRSAGDEEKMVFLYFNRIGWPSSLPTNEQGLFAKRVLQQKEKALEEFVMSKSLPLRPGLEQFIDDAYNEGVPVVILTAYGKSGDNITGSIMEKLGDDRSIKVIIVGNKEVEQSLYGQLVLGKVIASGLDEELANEAKRAVSAEKQRLAKEVASMLKLSVEIDTSSSESLAKIVAALRAGAEYAGIPVCNCVLVAGSQSGVAGGTQVGMPCVVLRSSLTSRAEFPLANATMDGFGGADLTISKLRSLRPKNNQRTE from the exons ATGGCAACACTCACACAGCGAACAGTGGCATCTTCCATTTTCCATTCCCACACACTCCCACGGAAACCATGCTTCTTCCTCCGCTTTCGCTTTCCCTCCACTTTCTGCAACTTCACATTTTCCCTTTCCAATTTCGCCGTGAAATCTTCTTCGCGCCTCGCCGTTATCTCCGCTTCATCCTCCTCCGAGTACCACCACAACTCCTCCTCATCTCCAGACATCGCCGTCCTTCTCGAAGTCGACGG gGTTCTTATGGACTCGCACCGCGTCGGAAATCGCCTCGCCTTCAATAAAG CGTTCGAGAAGCTTGGGCTCGATTGCGCGAACTGGACTGAACCTGTCTATTCGGATCTTTCaaa GAGAAGTGCTGGAGATGAGGAAAAAATGGTATTTCTGTATTTTAATCGC ATTGGGTGGCCTTCTTCGTTACCCACAAATGAGCAGGGACTTTTTGCGAAAAGAGTTTTACAGCAAAAG GAAAAGGCGTTAGAAGAGTTTGTGATGTCAAAAAGTCTACCTTTGCGGCCTGGTCTTGAACA GtttattgatgatgcatatAATGAAGGAGTTCCAGTGGTAATATTAACGGCCTACGGTAAAAGTGGTGATAATATTACCGG GTCCATAATGGAAAAGCTTGGTGATGATCGAAGCATAAAGGTCATTATTGTAGGGAATAAGGAGGTTGAACAAAGTTTATATGGACAACTAGTCTTGGGAAAGGTAATTGCTTCTGGTTTGGATGAAGAGCTTGCCAATGAAGCCAAAAGAGCTG TTTCTGCTGAAAAACAAAGGTTAGCAAAGGAGGTAGCATCCATGCTAAAATTGAGTGTTGAGATTGATACCAGCTCATCTGAAAG TCTAGCTAAGATTGTGGCTGCACTACGTGCGGGAGCTGAATATGCAGGGATACCCGTCTGCAACTGTGTCCTTGTTGCAGGAAGCCAATCTGGCGTAGCTGGAGGTACACAGGTGGGCATGCCATGTGTTGTTTTACGAAGCAG TTTGACATCTAGAGCTGAGTTTCCATTAGCAAATGCTACAATGGATGGATTTGGAGGTGCAGATCTAACAATTTCAAAATTACGTAGTCTACGCCCCAAGAACAACCAAAGGACTGAATG A